GTATGTTTTAACTGTATTAATTATAATGTATCTGTTTACAGTGTGGTTCAGTACATAAATCGTGTATTTTAGTGTGAATATTGGATTTAATAGACATGATATAGTCTCCTATGCTCAAAATGTTGATGGTGGCACTATAATACTGTCTGAGTGTAAACGTTGTTCTATATAGTCACAGTACATTTGATTTATCACTGCACTCGAGCATAAAAAGAGCTCTTACAGACAGTTGGCTGTATATGTAATCTGATTAGTGTTGGGTTCAGACAACATGCTCTAATGATACGTGGCCAGATAAGCTCatgtgcaaagaaaaaaaacaacaactgataactgcaatgtaaaaaacatttctcatcaAATAACAGGGTTGTATAATGTTTAATGAAAAGCATGAGATAAGTAATTCACATTCTGTATATTCTGTATCCtgcaatgttttttaaatatttcaataatccatccattcatccatcaatGCGacgatccatccatccattctctACACCATTTACCCTTTGAAGGTTGCAGGGGGATGGAGCAATCCAAGTTGAcggacaccacacacacacacacacaaacacacacacatacacacacacacacacacacacatacaagcatACATGcatacaccaacacacacacacaaacaaacacacatgcatacatgcacacacacacacacacacacacacagaggtaaaAACAATATCCTGCTAGCAGCTAAATCTTTGCACAGGGTAAAAATGAACCCAGTCCAACCAGACTGACAGTATAAGTTTGTTTCAGAAACAGCAACCTGGGTTGAATCATAGGACTCAAGTCACAGATATCGAAAAAAGTGTATTTCCATAGCCTCATTTGGAATGGGAAACAATAATGAAGGTATAAACATGTATAGTTCCTTTTGAATAAATTCGTGTCagatgtgttagtgtgtttctTTGGGGGgactaaaatatgttttcctGGCAAAAGCGAGAGGTAATCCTCAAGGCGGGTTGCCCTGGTATCCCCAGGCGAGTACATGACTGCAGCTGTGTCCAGGGTTCAAACAAGGAGCAGGGACTACGTGCTTCAACTACAAGTCACTTTATTTGACTCTACTGGTTTATTCTGAGATAAAATATTTACCAACCGGTGTACTCTGAACAACAGGCATTTGAAGCCGTCAGAGGTGAACTCTCCTTTGCTAGATTTAAAGTTGAGGATTAACACTTTACAGACAGACATGTCAAAAATGTGCACGAACTTGGCTCAGGGCTTATCCTCAACTTGGAACAACTTCACCCTGACATTCTTCCCCAGagaaagataagaaaagatGGAACAAGATGgggaataatttaaaaaaaaattgttcccTACTATGTCCCTGGAGCTTTTATTTCAATGCCTAAATAACAACTTTCAATCTGCAGCTTGAAAACCCCACGGCACCaaaatggtttaaaaatgtagattaatctttgtgtttttcagcttgATTTCAAACATATTTTAGAAGTGATAGGTAGTGACAACTGATTTTAGAGTAAGAGTTCGGAGTATTACCACTGAACTCTGTTATAACGCACTcattcaggttttatttttgttggatAATCTATACTAACCTTCCACCTTCAGAGAAATATATCCCAAGTCTACAAATCCTGCTTTTTAATTGTAAGCAAATAAATGGCAAGTAATACAAATATAGAATAAACTGCATTGATTTGAATTAGATCAGTTCCTGTTTTATTCACTGTCAGGTGGCTGCTGTCATTAGTCTATTATACAAGCTGTGACcaccaacaataattaaaaGTCACTGACACCTGAAATAGTTTTTCTATagttcattttattcattataGACTTATGAAAACTATGTGTTACTAAAACAAATATTAGGGTATTATAGGGTAGCGTTCACATACACAGCAAACGGATGGGTTTCACTTCAGTAACATTCTGCAGAAGTGGTCTGTGAGCACTGGTCCGCTTCCTGTTGGCTGAGTCATCACTAACTTTAATGTACAGTAAAAGCGTGAAGAAAATTGGTTCATACTCTTGACAACAGAGAGTCAACATCTTTCCAAAAGGACTACACAACATTTACCCTGATAAATTCTTTAAATCAATGCCCATTATTTGTCACTGTTGTCAAATTGTTGCTTTGGAAGTGCAATGAATTCTGGGATTGGTTGGGCTGGGAAGAATGGTTTCTCAGGGATGGAAGGACGCATTTGTCAGCCACATTTGGAGGAGACAGCCTTGTCTTCAAACGCAGCCTACGAAGGACGTGGCCCCTGAATGGAGACACAGCTATAGAGTGGCATGATGGTGTGCAGAACAAAAGGAGTCCATTATCCCATATGAAAgagaattgtatttgtatatctgggtgtcacctcacagcaagaaggttgcCAATTCGAATCCTGGTTCAGTTGGAGATTTCCTGTTTGgactttgcatgttctccccatgtgtgtgtgtgtgtgtgggagggggggttcTCTCCAGGTACTCAGGTTTCCTCTCACAGTCCAAACACGTGCAGTTAAATTGGAGTTTCTAAACTGATGTGTAGGTGAGAGTGAATGGTTCGTCCCTGTGATacgctggtgacctgtccagggtgtgacGTGCCTCTtgtccaatgtcagctgggattagcGGCATAGACAATGGATGGATGATTGGTGGACGATTTATTTCAACCTATTCTCTTGTTATTCTTCGCTGGTTGTCTCTCTCCTTGAAAGCAGAGCCAAACCACTGATATCAAGTAGAGGCCAAAGCAAGCGAGAAAGTCATAATGGTAAGCCACGACAAAAAATAACACCAACAATGTGATGCATAGCAAAGTCCTTGACAGGTTGCGGCAGGAAAAAGCCTCTTTCCAACAGGAAACGTTTCTATTCACTGTGTCCTGTCCACCCAGCAGTGACGAAGCTGCGGCTGCAGGTTGGACATCTGCTGCATCCGTGTCTTTGTGGATGTCCTGATGGCAGCTGAGGTGTGGTTCTTCATCCAGAGACTCAGTGATGGAGGGCATGGGCGTGGAAAGCAGTTTGCCCCTGTTTACAGACGGCCTTTTACCCATAGTGAAACCcgtgtctttgtttttgtctttgttggcCTGAGCCCCAGTGTGAACAGCCCTGAGACAGTGCATGTACAACTCCACCTCGTCGTCTGAGTCAGACTCTGCGCTGTCTTGGCCTGTTTGGTCACTTCCGGGCTCATCTGCTAAAATGCACGAGTCTCCCTCCATGGCCAAGGTCAAACACTCAGCTTCTGATCGGTTATTTGGGTCATTCTCTGCGCCTTGAAAATCCTCATCtttgtaaaaatacatttcagctGGAAAGTGTGCACTTCCCTCCTCCCTGTCTTTGTTACAGGCCTGCACATGGTTCATCTGAGCAGATAAACCCTCCTCCTTAATTTGTTGGACGTCTGACATCTCTTCACAACACGACACTTCATCTTCTCCGTCCTCTGCTGTCATGCTCCCTGAGTCTAGATCTACAACCTCTGAGTCTCTTGCTCCATCCAATGCAATCTCCCCCTCATAATTTGGAATCTCCTCCTCTGCGTTTTCCTCCCTTGGCTTTACTTGATCGTCCCACACCACCCCATTATCATATCCATTGTTCAAATCTGTTTGCATTTCTTCCTCCCCTTCTATCTCCTCCACTTCTCGGACATCGATCCTTCCGATACTGACCTCTTGCATCTCTGCAAAGTGTTGTTCTTTGTCTAACTCTGtctcctcttgttcctctccCTTCTCCATTTCAATATCCCCATCTCTGTGTTCCTCCtcagcttctttcttttctgtatttttggATTGAACATTTTCTAATTCTCCCACCTTCCATATTTCCTCTCCATCGTTCTCCTTGTCCTCCAGCCCCTCGGCGTCTTCAGCCTCAGTCCCGTTCTCCCCTGGGTTACCTCTGAGCTCCTCGGACAGgtctttttccctctctgctgAATTTGTGTCTTCTAATTCTGTCTCTATCCCTGTGTCCTCTGAGCGTCCTGTTTGCTCTGTCTCAGTGTCTGCTTTTAAACATGTTGCCTTGTTTTCCTCCTGATCTGCTAAAATGATCTTCTCATCCTCTTCAACCATCATTTCCCAGTTATTCTCTTCAGTAGTGTCTGCTAAATCCTCCCGTAGTAAGGCTGCTGACATTGGTTCATCTTTGAACAATTTTTCCTCTTTCGACTCCATAAATGTATCATTGCCACATGTGTGATTGTCACTTGCTTGTGTCATTGACTCATCTTCCTCGTCGTTGACCTCAGTTTCACCTGAATGTTCTTTTTCATCCTCAATCTGATTATTAGTCAACTTGTTTTGTTCGTTCCCATTTCTAGTTTTTGTCTGAATCTCTGTCTCGGTTTCCTGAGAGCTCCTGGATGTTGAGGAATAATTTCCCTCAGCATCTTCACCATTGGACATGTAGATATTCTCAGTTTCTCTTGCAGCTGAATGATGGATTGTGTTTGGAGTCAAACCTTCATCAGGTTCTCCAAGGTTCTCCAGCTCTGCAGATGCGTTGGTTGTTGATACTGGTTTGTGTTTAcaatctttttcattttctccaccCTTGCTGGTTTGTTGGAATGTCTCATCACCATCGGGCTGAAGTCGCAGAAGCAAATTTTCTACACTGGCAGTGACGTCTTCCACTTCATTTGTATctctattaaatatagtttgtGAACTTGTATTCTCTGGAGGCTGAGCCTGTAGTGCTGCTGCTTTAGCTCTTTGGTTTTGAAAGTCACATGACAGACTGTCTTCCTGTGCCTCTCCCTGCCGATGGAAACTCTCAGTGGGTACTTGTGTACTTAACAAGTCTGTATGTAAAATGTTTACTTCTGCTCCAGACAGAGTTTTAGGAACATTAGATATATTTGGGCACACCTGGTTTAAATGTAAGACCTCACTTTGATTCTGTAGAGTTTCTACACTGTCCTGAATGTCACCTGCTGTCTCATACAAATGCATCTGCTCTTCCTCGTTGGGAGGATTATTTGAAGTGGCATCTAAGTTCTCTTGGTTTGATTCCTGAGTGTTAATCACATTTCCCTGAAATGTGTCGGTGTTGTTTCTAAGATCTGATAGAAGAGTGCAGCAGCTCTCTTTCCCTTCAGAGTGAGGATTACTATGAGTTGATTCTCCAAAACTCAGTGTAGCTTGAATAGGATTCCCCCGCTCACCTAAGTATTCACTCTCACATCCCACTCTGTAAAACATGTGCTGATACAGTGGAGCCACCACAGTTCCAAACGTGAAGCTGGTGTTTTGGCCAACAAGGCCTTCGCTGGTCTCTACTGAAGTTACACTGTCGACCGCAGAGTTGTTAGTGGTTTCATAGCCTGTGTGCTGCTCCTGAGTTTCACCCTCAGCTCTGCAGATTGACTTTGCAGGAGCAGACTCATCCTGTGAATGCAATGGTTCATCTGACGTATCCGTGGCACTCCCACCACCTGTTAATGTTGCAGAGTCAGTCAAATGTTTGCTCTCAGATTTCTCTGGCTCGCTGTTAGATGTGCTGTCATTCGCCAGCGTCGTATCATGTAGAACATCAGTAAGGGATTTGCTGCGTGTGTCCAGGGCCTCTGAAACCACCTGAGAAAGTTCTGATCCGTTGCCTCCCTCGGACAGTGACGGCACATCTGAAGGCTTTTCCACCAGCTTTTCTTCACGTGCTGCCTGTTTTGCTTCTGGCGGGGTTTCGTCCCTTTCAGTGTCGCTCCCTCCTTTCCCTCTTTGAGCAAAGTGGTCACGCGCCCGAGCGATCCTCGCGGCCTTCTTGCCACTTCTTCGGCTGCTGATTCGTCTGTTCTCCGTCTGTCCATCAACAACAAGAGAAGATTCATTTCGGCCATGCTGTTTTAATAAAAGGGAGTGGGGATTTAATGTTGTAGGTCACACAGGAATGTTAAGTTAAGTACTGTAGCCTACCTTTTTATCTAGAGTGAATAGAAAATAGCGTGCATGTAAAATATGACACACAGGGGAACTGCAACCAGCGTGAACTTCTTGTCGTGTTGGTGCAGAGTAAGATAGGGTGGAGCTTCTCTTTAACATTCTCCTGTACCTCACAAACACCATGGTGTCTTAAAGTCCCCCTTCATAGATACTAGTGTAACAAACCTGCAAATATAATTTTGTTGCAAACAGAAATTTATAATCTTGTTTATTCAATTGCATTTGGCAACTAAATAGTCTCAAAGCAAATCCATGAAAACCAAGGGTTTTATGTCTTGTATCaagtaataatgaaaaaaagaaatgcaaaacacaaatgttttactCACCTTTGTTATGTGTCCATCTTGACCATCAGAGATTTGTTTGGCTTTCATCGTAGTCGCTTCCACTGCATATTTTGACACAACTGGAAAAAAGCAATATTGcacattgtttttgtctttcttcaaAATTGACAAAGGTTTTCTTAAGGTCACAATCAGCTACGTAAATATTCACCTGGAATAGCTGAAGTATTGTCCTCAGGTGAAGCATCCATGGTTGAGATGTTTTCCGCAAAGAAGTTCTGACtgtgaattaataaaataaaattgtgtgTCTCACAGAGGAGCTTTCTGAACAATATGCTCAAATAATTTGCTTCAAACTTTAAGCAAATGTAGACGTTACACATATTCTTGAAATTGAATGGCAGAAATAGGACAGGCTATTTTTCCGTCCATGATTCTTATAATTAGATTAAATGTTATATACTTTATACCATATAAtagttttgacattttaaaatcacCCAGCTCTTCACCTGACAGTCTTAAGGCAGCTTTTCTTGTTCACATTGTCCGTCTGTGTTTTGTCTTTAACCTTCTGGTGACAGAACAGCACATAATtccggttgttgttgttggcccAGAACGTCCCCACAGGAGTCTCGTACCGCAGACAAAACTCCACTCTGGCTCCCTGCTCCCCGAACGGGGGCACCAAGGTGAGCTTGAATGAGAAGCAATCCATCAGACTGTCATTGGAACCGGGGGTGAACTCTGCCAGTAGGTCAAAGTAGCTGGACCAGGCGTCCAACGTGGTTCGGACATAAACTGTCTTACTGAAGGAGATGTTGAGAACACGGATCACGCCTTTCAGTATTGTCGTCTTATTATGAAGTAACTCGATTGTCTCCAGCTCCAACCTCTGGTCCTGCACTTTGGCGAACAGCTCCTCAGTGGACAACGGAAAGGAGAACGtg
Above is a genomic segment from Pleuronectes platessa chromosome 7, fPlePla1.1, whole genome shotgun sequence containing:
- the ppp1r3ab gene encoding inner centromere protein A — protein: MDASPEDNTSAIPVVSKYAVEATTMKAKQISDGQDGHITKTENRRISSRRSGKKAARIARARDHFAQRGKGGSDTERDETPPEAKQAAREEKLVEKPSDVPSLSEGGNGSELSQVVSEALDTRSKSLTDVLHDTTLANDSTSNSEPEKSESKHLTDSATLTGGGSATDTSDEPLHSQDESAPAKSICRAEGETQEQHTGYETTNNSAVDSVTSVETSEGLVGQNTSFTFGTVVAPLYQHMFYRVGCESEYLGERGNPIQATLSFGESTHSNPHSEGKESCCTLLSDLRNNTDTFQGNVINTQESNQENLDATSNNPPNEEEQMHLYETAGDIQDSVETLQNQSEVLHLNQVCPNISNVPKTLSGAEVNILHTDLLSTQVPTESFHRQGEAQEDSLSCDFQNQRAKAAALQAQPPENTSSQTIFNRDTNEVEDVTASVENLLLRLQPDGDETFQQTSKGGENEKDCKHKPVSTTNASAELENLGEPDEGLTPNTIHHSAARETENIYMSNGEDAEGNYSSTSRSSQETETEIQTKTRNGNEQNKLTNNQIEDEKEHSGETEVNDEEDESMTQASDNHTCGNDTFMESKEEKLFKDEPMSAALLREDLADTTEENNWEMMVEEDEKIILADQEENKATCLKADTETEQTGRSEDTGIETELEDTNSAEREKDLSEELRGNPGENGTEAEDAEGLEDKENDGEEIWKVGELENVQSKNTEKKEAEEEHRDGDIEMEKGEEQEETELDKEQHFAEMQEVSIGRIDVREVEEIEGEEEMQTDLNNGYDNGVVWDDQVKPREENAEEEIPNYEGEIALDGARDSEVVDLDSGSMTAEDGEDEVSCCEEMSDVQQIKEEGLSAQMNHVQACNKDREEGSAHFPAEMYFYKDEDFQGAENDPNNRSEAECLTLAMEGDSCILADEPGSDQTGQDSAESDSDDEVELYMHCLRAVHTGAQANKDKNKDTGFTMGKRPSVNRGKLLSTPMPSITESLDEEPHLSCHQDIHKDTDAADVQPAAAASSLLGGQDTVNRNVSCWKEAFSCRNLSRTLLCITLLVLFFVVAYHYDFLACFGLYLISVVWLCFQGERQPAKNNKRIG